The region GAAAAGCTCGTCTCGGAATGGGTCCTGACGGTGTAGTCGAACGATCTCGATGTGATCTCGATGCACCTGTAAAATTGGCCAAATATGGTCGAATTAGACAGGTTCCATGGCTTTCAACCACTTCTCCTTTCAATTCAAGCAAGTCATATCCTACAGTTTTACCGACACCGACATGCTTTCAGGAAAGCACTCAGCCGGCGACACAGAGGCTGTACCGGCACAAGTTGTTGCCGCTCGGCGACCGAGCGTACCTCAGCGTTGTGGACGGCATAGCGGCCATGCGTACAGGCCTTTTCGCTTTCCAGGTCTGATTTATTAgggtccgtacccaaagggtaaaaacgggaccttatatattacctactaagaaaccactgtccgtccgtatgtttgtctgtctgtcaccaggctgttgAAATTTTaaaagatgatgtatttctgttgccggtataacaacaaatactaaaaagtacggaaccctaggtgggcgagtccgactcgcacttgtccaggtttttttatttgacaaatTCCCCGCCCAATACACACACAACACGTGAACAACCTAATCATCAGAAGTAGGGCTATGATGGATCTGCCACCATATCATATCATTAATCATGGTAtatacaacgtgtcccaaaattcaacgataagctggcaccagaagatggacctgctaatgactactcgaggaaatgaaatgaaatttggtatagaatgAACCATTCGTGAAACGACAGAACAAAGGTCAGTTATTATTAGAGCgcttcaataaaaaatatattcaagTTTACTTACActtcaatataatttttattgaaGTACTTACTTACACGAACTTTCTTCTGTTTGGGTGCAGGTGGAAGAGCCATCCGGCTACGCTATCATCAGCAAAACTTTCACAGAACGCGAAAAGTGCGGGCTCAAGCAGATTCAGGCCTTCAAGTTACCCATGGTGGCCGTGCCCATACGGAAACATTCCGGCTATAAGGAACTCTTCGCCACCAGGTATgggtttttgttaagtattGTCCAGATTCGGCGTACGCGTTTGAATGAATACCGAGCGCGAGCAGTGCACGAGCGATTGCGTTATTGATATTGTACGACCTTAAGTTCAGTTTTAAAGGTTCAGGTTTTGCCGTTTACGCTTCGCCATTTTGCTGAATACGAGTCGAGTTACGTTTAAGTCAGCCATAAATACGTGATGAAAACTTGCTGACAGGTTGCGATGGCAGCGCGAGACGGGTCTGATGGACCGCACGCGACGCATTTTGCTGGCGAGCAAGCCGCGCTGCGACGCCAACTCGGGCGGCTTCGTGAGCGTCGGCATCATTGACATCTTGCCTGCTCTGCATGTAGGTTactgtgtacagtcagcaaaagtagcagatcagactacgcgtcaaaagtctACCTAGCTCTAAACTTAACAAAAAGGAATGTGTCTATAATGTATAAACTGTGATAGATACTTTTAAAGGCGAACTGTAGAGATAGCTacctatttggaaaagtattccagggTGGCAGATGTCTTAGGCGCGTTGATTCATCCGCTACTATTCATGCTGATTGCTCACTGTATCACAGTGGAGTAAGACTTCAATTGCTTGAAAATAGTTGTACTTACTCTTTAAAGTTGATAACGGTCTATTGGAATGAGATTTAGTTTACCCTCCAGACCCTCCAGTGTCTATTTCCTTCTCAAACATGGGATAACACTGATTAGAACATTCCTATGTATTTTGACGGCAGGTGCTGGCTGCTGGGATGGCAGCTTCTGTACTGTTCCTGGTCTTCGAGCGCAGCATGGCCCGTTTTAAGTGCTGTGGACGTCCGCGGCACCTAACGCCCTACGTGGAGTAGTCAGGAAACTAATACGTTTCACGTCGAATGTAGGTGTAAGGTACATCTAAGGTCTATAGTCTGTTATACCTGAAAATAAATTACATgtgattttaatttaaataaaaccttTTTGAAAAGTTTCTGCAATAAGTAGAGTATAAAGATTTTCCCAAAATATGAGATAAGtataaataaagtaggtatattacttaGTCTATATCTACAATggcaataaaaaagaaatacacATAGGTAGGTGTTTTTACCATTCGTTTATTGATTCTtttactaaattaaaattaggtCTAATAACAGACGAGaactatttaatttttatattttaaatattttttgctttttACCAAGATTTGGTATTCCTGCCagttttcatttaattaaattcAGAATGGAGTATTAAAATGTTTCACAATTCTATTGAGATCCGAGGCAATCCACCAAACCTATATTGTCAAGTTTCACAAAGAAAGTTGGAATGGAAACGGGCGTCCATAGCCTATAACTGTTGGGAGAAAATAGGAGGGGTATCGTCAATTGACATGCATGGTGTCGTTGTGGCTGTGCTATAGCGCAACGCAAACAAGAACTAGTAGCGTCAGCGCGAGCGCAGCGCGCAGCACGTTGTCGAGGAGCTGTGCTGCTGCCGCCCAGGACGCGGAAGTGCTGTCGCTCTCCTGTATACAGATGAATTAAggtgttttattttttcttgttcatttatttacttataatataatGCGGGTCTATGGTGGAGAGCAACGGGCACCATGCCTTGAGCTGTTGCCGGTGCGCGGGGAGGTTCCCACGGCACCACGCTTTAAATATCATTATCCGAAGGGAATTGGTGTCAGCCAATGTCCCTTGTGTGCTGGAGCCGCCGGGAACAGCCACAGAACAGTCTGCAAGTGCTTCAATACTTTTTTAATGACACAATTGCACCAACTCCACCAAGAACGACCGCCATCACGAACATGCACGACAGAGAACCGAAGTTTAAGAGATACATTGGTAGTACAAGTACAggtttattaattaagtaaattgCGTAGGTACGCAATTTACTTGCGGTGAAATGGCAACGGCCCACGCCGGCGCTAGGCGAAAGTGCGCATCAACACGCCAGCCCTAATGAGGCTTGAGAAATGTACATGTTAAGCCCgttccacactcgtgcgcgaacgAGTGTTGAACGGGCTTTATAACGTACCTGCGGTGAAGTGGCGACGGCCCACGAGGGCGCTTTGCTCAGCAATGCGCGCAGCTGCGGTGGCGGCGGGCGCTGCACCCGCGCTAGGCGCGCCAGCATTACGGCGACAGCGCAGCAAGCGCCAGCCGCGCCGAGCACGCCGGCCATGCACGACAACGTGCGCGGACATGTGGATGAGCCTGGGAGACGTAGCAGCGCTGAGGTCAACCTGTAATGACGTCAGTGAAATCATGTATTacggtcaaacagatcactgtgttatgtctttcctgtagacatacacaagagttaagggctataaaggttaattttcttatttaacccttatccacgtgaaaaggtcctccttttctttagagaactatgataaaatcattgcttacatgcccacaagctgttgactattgcccacaggagagaaaaatgtgctgttcgcgataacacactagttttctctcctgtgggcaatagttaacagcttgtgggcatgtaagtaatgattttatcatagttctttaaataaaaggaggacattttcacgtggataagggttaaataagaaaattaacctttatagcccttaactcttgtgtatgtctacaggaaagacataacacagtgatctgtttgacccattaaGAGCATGTAGGTAAGTGCGTGTGTacatattatgtacttatttatatgCAGGGGTTCTAAGctattaatagttattttgaCTGTACGTGTACCTACAACAAAAGagtatgttttctatggaataTTTTAGGCTCAAAGGATTATTTTTCGACGATAGTATATCGAGTTATGCTATTGATGACTCATGCTATGCTCGAAAATTTCCAGGTTCGCACAAAAAGTAAATCACCTTGCACCTATAGTTTTGGTCATTTAGGGAATTGCACTGGTTGTGCTTACCAAAGCGCAGCAGTAAAAGCAGCGCAGGCACACAGCGAATGTCTCTGATGCGGCGGCAGAACCACGGCCGTAAGCAGCACCATAGCAGCCGCCATCAGCACGGCCCCGCTGGCCAGAGCGTGGGCCGCCGCGCGCCGTCGTAGAACCACGTTCCAGGACACCACGGGCTTCGAGCCCAGGGCGGCCTTTTCGCCGACCACAGACTCAATCATCCAAGTACCAGACTCCCACACTGTTGCGTACTGAAAGTTTATACGTATTTATATACAGAGTTAAATAATGAAGTATTTGTAGAACCAGGGAACAAATGAGATTAAGTAGGTATGCCCAAACAAAAATGGAGTCTTCTGATGTCTATACATTCTCTGTGTGTTTCTGTTTTACAATATGTGTTCTGCTAAgaggttgtgcacaaatcacgcgaggtgttttcggctactttttgacccccctcccccctggtgatatttggtgaggtttttggctaacgcccctccccccacacaacctcacgtgtatttttttaaaaatttttcattcgacctaattttaagataaatagtattttatatagaaaatcttgtttatttttctgttttcgttaaatagactcgctattttgaagtgcagagtgaagatttatgtttaacgaaaccgagaaaaagtatctactaatgtggtagtttttttttcttagtttcgttcactgtagaaaaatacacgtgacgTTTCCTTATACCCTCCTCCCCccacgtgatctatcgtgattttttcgccCCCCtaccctatcgaacctcgcgtgatttgtgcacaagccctaagtACTTTTACTGTCGAAATGGGGAGATTGGAAAATGTGAcctgaaatgttttttttttaccctAAAATCATCGATGCCCAAAGCAATTTCTTCCGCCGTATGTTCTCTTGAGCCGAAAGTGAAAACAGCGGATTGCCGGTCTCTCGGCCAATCTGTCAAATCAATTGCTAGCGGTACAGCCACGTTGAGACGCTGAATCCATAGCACCTGaaaggaaaataaaaaacattatttaggttagagatgccccgaatagtgaatttggccgaataccgaatattcggcccctctctcggccgaatattcggtatgacatgtgaacattttgagtcacaattattatgaaaactgttcgccaacaaagcacaacgtttgctaagatatatttctatgttgaacagaattaatgaatgtagttagagtcaatcaaatcagacccacgacaaaaatgataaaaataaaatgttttgtaatagacaaatgctcaaaaacgtgccttcgtatttaactacagTCCAAGcatacattttaaaaattaaatattcctaggttttggttatttttgtgtgtaatttttcttattAGGTACCTAGGTGCAACAGATTAATAGTAGATACTTTTTATTGGTAACTATCAAAACATACATACAGTTAGTCATACTTACAAACTAAACACACACAAGTTACTAACTAAACATTGCTGCCGCTCCTAGACGCTTCCGGTGCAAAAGTGCCCATAATACTCGCGGCATTGCCGCGCTGAATGGCTATGGATAGCCTTTGCACCAGAAACGACTCGGAGCGGGGGTCCTCCCCCTTCTGCCTAAGTCGACGGCCTATGTCGCGCACCATGTTTTTCGCGTCCGCCCCCCAGCAGCCCGCCGTTTCTACCGCGAAAGGGACAAAAATGTAACCTGCTCCCAGGGGGGCATACTTCTGCCGCTTCACTGCAGCCTGAGACTCGGCCGCCGCTCCAGCCGCGCGCACCGTGCGACTGATATGCGAGGCGGCGAAGGTGCTGACACACGTAGCGTCCCACACCAAGCACCGCCCTCTCTCCCACGGTACGAGCGTTAGCCCATCAGGCCTTTTGCCATCCGTGCGACTAAGGCCTGGAGGCTCGAGTACCGACGGAATGCCCGCCGACCTGAGAGCCCTCTGAACTATATCGTTGAGGGCATGGTGACGCGGGTGCCTGCCAGCATAACGCCGGCAACTCAGAGCGTGGTGGCCGTCGGCCCCCACCATGGTACCGCAAATGCATATATGTGGTTCACATACCTTGCAGCCCAGGCGGAGAGCAACGGACACCCGCAATGAGTCACTATCCAGCAGGGTGCCTAATTGTGGAGAAGGCAGCGCATGCAACCATGCCCCGGATTCTGACTGCGATACAGCCAGAAGTCTTGCGTGATCCGTGCCCACAGCATTCCCAATAAGTCCGTTCAGCGTGTCCTTACACCCCACGTCATCCCACGCCCGCTGAACCTTCGGGTTTTCCGGCACGTTTGCTCCAGGATTGAGAGCCAACCACTCCCTCAGCGCGTCGGCCACGAAAGGTATGCTCGCCCTGTCGCCGTTCAAGGATAAAATATCAGCAACAAGGTCCGCCACCCCATGGGCCGACGCCAAGAAGGCCGGCAGACTAACGTCCTGGATACGTCGCACACCTATGCCCCCATGCCGGACCGGCAAAGCCGCCTGCCTCCATTGGTCATCGCTGAGAGAGACGTTGACAACCGCCTCGAACGTGGCTTTAATGGTGTCGTCGAAGGAAGTTATTTCGTCCGGGAACTGCCAAACTGGGGATGTACGTAGCAGGTACGTCATTTTCGGGACGGCAAAGCACTTTTGCATTAGGACCAAAGCTATATGCGGACTTATTTCTTTGAGACGCTCGCTAGCGAGCTGAAGAAGATCTCTGCTCACCCGTAGCGCTTCAGGAACTGCGGACGGAAATATCGGAGCccccaataaataaaaagagttGGTGTCTAGCTGCCTGAGGCCAGGAAGTAAAGAAGAGAAACGAGGGAAAAGACAAGAAGACTCTGGCCCACAGGGGAAGAACTCACATTTAGAGGTATTCACCTCCAGCCCCAAATCCCTTAGACGCGGCAAAAGGATAAGTAAGTCTTGCTCCACCTCATCCGGTTTTCCTCCAATTGTGCCGTCGTCCAGGTACCAGATATTAAGGGGAGATTTGAGCTCGGTGATGACTTTGTGAATTGCCAGGCTGAAGGTAAGCGGACCGAGAGGATCCCCCTGTTGGGCACCTACCTGAGAAAGGATACGGTCAGAACCATGAAAGAGATTGGAAGGAAGTTGATACACCTGGTGAAGGAAAGGGAAGAGCGTTGGAATATTTTTACTGACCTCATTTAGCAAAACGTCTCGCTCCAGGGAGTTGAACGCGTTTTTCACATCCAGTTTGACAATCACGCAGCCTGAATTTGCTGGGTCCAATGCAAAAGCTCGAACGGCATGTATTGCCGCCTCACACCCCAATCGAGTTCCGAACCCTACCTGATGTGGCTGAAGGTAGGAAGCCATCTCTCCTCTAACTGCACGGCACCCAAGTTTCGCCACCAGGCGACGAAGGGTGCACCCTACAGCTATCGGCCTCACTCCACCCTCCTTCTTTTTGAGAGCACATAGCGTAGCCCCATATAAGTAAGGGCACACCAGGGGATTTAACTTGCCGCCCAACAGGAAATTACACAGTTTTGTGAGAGCCTCCAACAAGCGCACCCCACCGTCCCCAGCCGAGCTAGATATGAGCTCTTTCAAGTGAGCCGGACGAATGCCATCAAGCCCCGCCGCCGATCCATTGTGGAATGAGTTGATCGCTAGAACCACGTCCTCCACCTTCATAGACAAAGTGGGACAGTCCTGGTCCGGTTCTGCCGGGAAACATAGAGGACGGGAAGGGCTAGGATGCTTGGACTGCAGCGCTGCAAGAGTACCCGATCCTGACGGAGCAATTGCGTCCTCACTCATAAGTAACCGGACGGCTCCCCTTAAATCCCCCTCATGAACCTTGGCCTCAATTATCCTAGTGAGAGACAGCGATCGTGAAGCCGCCGTCCCATCATCGGACGATAAGTATGAGAAGGCCTCCACGTTTGCCTTGACCTTCGCCGTAAGAGAGCTTGTACCACCCGCTTCGGGAGTCCTTAGGGCCCTATACGCAAAAGACAACAGAGCATACCAGTCGTCGACTCCATTGACGGTAATGCAACTCTGAATAATTTTGCACAATTTATCAGCTGCAACGCTCCTCGCCCCCCTCGGAATGTGCCTAAGAACACGCACCGATTCCTTAAAAGACGCGAGTTCATCCAGGTTGCAACTGTGTGACTGCGCGTTTGGTACCGGTTGTGCGGCATCAGAGATTACGGCAGTACCGCTGACGGGCAGCGTCGCAGAACTGGAAACTCCTTGGTGCATCCACCTAATATGCGACTTAAGGCCGCGCGATGTGAATAATCGCGACGAGTTATGGCAGTAAGGGCACGTCGTCTTAGGCGGGGAATTCataataatcaaaaatattcacactataacaaaaacaaaaaaaaaagtttcatcAATAAAAGCGCACAACTTGCAATGTCAATATGTATGAAGTACAATTCCAAAAATAATGTCTTGAAATAAAATTagcaaataattataatgaaaataaaaattacaataattcTACAACCTTCCGAGAGTTCCGAGTctgtaatacctacttattacagcggatcatttttttaaattgtcattaaattaaaataaaatatttaaaatatataggtacgtcCCTCGACAGTTAAAATCACATAAATTAccaataataaaattactaaaaaaatatactctAAAAAAAACACGTAAATCCTATTACAATGTTGCATAAACAAATTACTACaattacatttatatttacaatatcatgtatatatataaaaaaaaaaaaaaaaaaacaaacacacAATAAGAAAGTATCGTTAAAATccattcacaaaaaaaaaagtttatttaatgAGATGAGTTGCACCAACGGCGACCTTGGCGCCCTCTATTACGAAATCGAGTCCCTCCGTTCAAAACTCTGGGGCGAGTCTTCGTTGTCCGTTCAACCCCAATCGAGTTCCGAACCCTACCTGATGTGGCTGAAGGTAGGAAGCCATCTCTCCTCTAACTGCACGGCACCCAAGTTTCGCCACCAGGCGACGAAGGGTGCACCCTACAGCTATCGGCCTCACTCCACCCTCCTTCTTTTTGAGAGCACATAGCGTAGCCCCATATAAGTAAGGGCACACCAGGGGATTTAACTTGCCGCCCAACAGGAAATTACACAGTTTTGTGAGAGCCTCCAACAAGCGCACCCCACCGTCCCCAGCCGAGCTAGATATGAGCTCTTTCAAGTGAGCCGGACGAATGCCATCAAGCCCCGCCGCCGATCCATTGTGGAATGAGTTGATCGCTAGAACCACGTCCTCCACCTTCATAGACAAAGTGGGACAGTCCTGGTCCGGTTCTGCCGGGAAACATAGAGGACGGGAAGGGCTAGGATGCTTGGACTGCAGCGCTG is a window of Cydia splendana chromosome 1, ilCydSple1.2, whole genome shotgun sequence DNA encoding:
- the LOC134797541 gene encoding neuronal acetylcholine receptor subunit alpha-3-like isoform X2; the protein is MAPVTPVAVRAALDVRHASVDEGAAIVRLVADLRLSWQDPRLAWNETDLECKSVLVPAERLWRPDVELLNGAAGGGADGSVRARLTSDSKVLWIQRLNVAVPLAIDLTDWPRDRQSAVFTFGSREHTAEEIALGIDDFRYATVWESGTWMIESVVGEKAALGSKPVVSWNVVLRRRAAAHALASGAVLMAAAMVLLTAVVLPPHQRHSLCACAAFTAALWLTSALLRLPGSSTCPRTLSCMAGVLGAAGACCAVAVMLARLARVQRPPPPQLRALLSKAPSWAVATSPQESDSTSASWAAAAQLLDNVLRAALALTLLVLVCVAL
- the LOC134797541 gene encoding neuronal acetylcholine receptor subunit alpha-3-like isoform X1, coding for MVSRLLLLLAAVHVSRAAAACNNVSAVSVTLDTLFAEYAQYMAPATPAVVRAALDVRHASVDEGAAVVRLLADLRLSWQDPRLAWNETDLECKSVLVPAERLWRPDVELLNGAAGGGADGSVRARLTSDSKVLWIQRLNVAVPLAIDLTDWPRDRQSAVFTFGSREHTAEEIALGIDDFRYATVWESGTWMIESVVGEKAALGSKPVVSWNVVLRRRAAAHALASGAVLMAAAMVLLTAVVLPPHQRHSLCACAAFTAALWLTSALLRLPGSSTCPRTLSCMAGVLGAAGACCAVAVMLARLARVQRPPPPQLRALLSKAPSWAVATSPQESDSTSASWAAAAQLLDNVLRAALALTLLVLVCVAL